The following coding sequences lie in one Jonesia denitrificans DSM 20603 genomic window:
- a CDS encoding tyrosine-type recombinase/integrase — protein sequence MDSVLHNSSPHPLTAQQHADVHRLIEHSRASHTKKTYEVGVRSWQRYATTYRYTLFPATPSEVALWLSDLFDQGKSTATVRTYLQSLRDYHRERGSQALDDVEGIRRVIAGISRLNREKDVRKARALSPTEVVMLVSYARMLQSPRGTRDAAWWLLATSLGLRYSDSVVLQRRDVRLVPDKGAVITVRYSKTDQYATGAQLALSQSSMAHIDPVRAIQDLLRILPEEPTTPLFQGLRKNGRWTGQSLSNVGLNKAIARLADESGINTEQVTTHSARATFATNAYIAGIDESAIAMTGRWKSLSIQRSYRRVDDDSMFDKRASASHWLEESLRSRH from the coding sequence ATGGATTCCGTCCTCCATAACTCATCACCGCATCCACTAACTGCGCAACAGCACGCAGATGTGCACAGGCTCATTGAGCACTCCCGTGCGTCGCATACAAAGAAAACTTACGAAGTTGGGGTGCGTTCCTGGCAAAGATATGCAACCACGTACCGGTACACACTTTTCCCAGCAACACCTAGCGAAGTGGCACTGTGGCTCAGTGACCTGTTTGATCAAGGAAAATCAACAGCAACTGTCCGGACCTACCTCCAGTCACTGCGCGACTATCACCGGGAACGTGGATCACAAGCACTTGACGACGTGGAAGGCATTCGTCGTGTCATTGCCGGGATTTCACGGCTCAACAGGGAAAAAGATGTTCGAAAAGCTCGCGCTTTGTCGCCCACTGAAGTTGTCATGCTTGTCTCCTATGCGCGGATGCTCCAGTCGCCTCGCGGCACACGAGACGCCGCGTGGTGGCTTCTCGCAACATCACTTGGTCTACGCTACTCAGACAGCGTTGTCCTCCAGCGCCGTGATGTACGTCTGGTACCAGACAAGGGAGCGGTTATTACGGTGCGATACTCGAAAACAGACCAGTATGCGACAGGAGCCCAGTTAGCACTCTCGCAGTCATCAATGGCCCATATCGATCCTGTCCGTGCTATCCAGGATCTCTTGCGCATACTCCCTGAGGAGCCGACAACCCCACTTTTTCAGGGGCTTCGAAAGAATGGTCGGTGGACCGGACAATCATTATCCAATGTCGGCCTGAACAAGGCAATCGCCAGACTTGCTGATGAATCAGGCATTAACACTGAACAGGTAACAACACACAGTGCACGCGCTACCTTCGCAACCAATGCATACATTGCTGGTATCGACGAATCGGCTATAGCTATGACAGGTCGTTGGAAATCACTAAGTATTCAGCGTTCCTACCGAAGAGTCGATGATGACTCAATGTTTGATAAACGCGCTTCCGCCTCGCACTGGTTAGAAGAGTCTTTACGGTCGAGACACTGA